The genomic stretch AAGAAACAGATGAAATATTTATTTTCAACGACCCTGGAAGGACAAGAAGACCTCTTATTGTTGTTAAAGACGGCGAATCAATGGTTAAAGATGAGATCATTGCAGGCCTAAAATCAGGAGATTTAGACTGGAATGACCTAATAAATCAGGGAATAATTGAATATTTAGATGCTGAAGAGGAAGAAAACACATATATTGCCATGTTTGAGGAGCAATTAACCGAGGACCACACTCATCTTGAAATTGACCCTTCTACAATGCTGGGAATATGTGCAGGTATCATTCCTTATGCTAATCACAACTCATCTCCTAGAAACACGATGGAAGCAGGGATGACAAAACAGGCATTAGGTCTTTACGTTTCAAACTACGCTTTAAGAACTGATACCAGAGCTCACCTTTTACACCATCCACAGTTACCAATGGTTAAAACAAAATCAATAGATGCAACTAATTACGATGCACGACCATCAGGCCAAAATTTTGTGGTTGCAGTTATGTCCTATGAAGGATACAACATGGAAGATGCATTGATACTTAACAAGGCATCTATTGAAAGAGGACTTTCAAGATCATCATTTTTTAGATCATACGAAGCTTCAGAGAGAAGATATCCTGGTGGACAGGAAGATAAATTCGAATTACCTGAAAAAACCGTTAGAGGATACCGTTCAGATGAAGTTTACAGACATCTTGACGAAGACGGCATAATAAACCCTGAAGTCGAAGTTAAATCAGGTGATGTTTTAATAGGTAAAACTTCCCCTCCAAGGTTCCTTGAAGAAATAGACGAATTTGGAACACCTGCAGAGCGAAGACGTGAAACATCCATTACTGTAAGACACGGTGAAAAAGGTACTATTGACGCAGTGCTGGTCACAGAAACTGTTGAAGGAAGTAAACTTACAAAAATACGAGTTCGTGACCAAAGACAGCCAGAATTCGGAGATAAATTTGCATCAAGACACGGTCAAAAAGGTGTTGTTGGTTTAATAGTTTCACAGGAAAACGTACCATTTACATCAGAAGGAATAGTTCCAGATTTAATTGTAAATCCACACGCTATCCCCTCAAGGATGTCTGTTGGTCAGGTAATTGAGATGCTTGCAGGAAAAGCAGGTGCAATGGAAGGAAGAAGAATGGACGGAACTCCATTTACAGGGGCAGACGGTGAAGAATTAATTAAAGATCTTCTTAGAGAAAACGGATTTGAAACTGCTGGACGTGAAACATTATACAACGGAATCACCGGTGAAAGAATAGAAGCAGAAATATTCGTAGGAGTTGCTTTCTACCAGAAATTACACCACATGACATCCGATAAAGTATACGCAAGGTCAAGAGGACCAGTACAAGTATTAACAAGACAACCAACAGAAGGAAGAGCAAGAGAAGGTGGTCTAAGATTTGGAGAAATGGAAAGAGACTGTCTCATTGCTCACGGTGCTGCATTAGCACTTAAAGAAAGGCTTCTTGATGAATCAGATAAATACGAAGCTATTGTATGTGCAGATTGTGGTATGATTGGGGTTTATGATAGAATCAGAGGAAAGAAATATTGCCCAATATGCGGGGACTCAGATTCATTCCCAGTAGAGATTTCATATGCATTTAAACTTCTATTAGACGAGCTTAAGAGTCTTTGTATCTTCCCAAGACTTGTACTTGAGGATAAAGCATGATTAAGCAAATTAAATTATTAATGGGTAAAATAAGCAAGGAGTGAATATTTTGAAAGGAATTTTAAAGAAAATCGCCCAGATTAATTTTGGCTTGATGTCTCCAGAAGACATAAGGAAAATGTCCGTTACCAAGATTGTAACTCCTGACACATACGATGAGGACGGGTATCCAATAGAAGCAGGGCTTATGGATCCAAGACTCGGAGTTATTGATCCTGGACTTAAATGTAGGTCATGTGGATCAAAAGGTGGGGATTGTCAGGGACACTTTGGTCATATTAACATAGCAAGACCAGTAATCCATGTTGGTTTCGCAGACACGATTCATAAGATCTTAAGATCAACTTGTAAAGAATGTGGAAGAGTCCTATTAACTGAAACTGAAATCGTTAACTACAAAGACAAGTTCCAAACCTTGAACAAAAACGAAGAAAGCCTGACAAATATTATAAAAGAGATTTATACAGTTGCTAGACGGGATAAATGCCCTCATTGTGAAGAGGAACAGGAAGATGTTAAAATAGACAAACCTGTATCTATTGTAGAGGGAAACTACAAGTTAACTCCAAGTGAAGTGCGTGAAAGACTCGAAAAGATTCCTGAAGAGGATCATATGCTACTTGGAGTGAATCCAAAGGTTGCAAAACCAGAATGGATGGTTTTAACTGTTTTACCAGTTCCACCAGTTACTGTAAGGCCATCAATCACACTTGAAACCGGTGAAAGATCAGAAGACGATTTAACTCACAAACTCGTGGACATATTAAGGATTAATCAACGATTAAAGGAAAACATGGAAGCTGGAGCTCCACAACTTATTGTAGAAGATTTATGGGAGCTTTTACAGTACCACGTTACAACTTATTTTGATAATGAAGCATCAGGTGTACCTCCTGCAAGACATAGGTCAGGAAGACCACTTAAAACTCTTGCACAACGATTAAAAGGTAAAGAAGGACGTTTCAGAAGTAATTTATCTGGTAAAAGGGTAAACTTCTCCGCAAGGACAGTTATATCTCCAGATCCTAACATAAGTATTAATGAAGTCGGTGTTCCTGAAATGATTGCAAAAGAAGTCACCGTGCCTATATATGTGACTCCTTGGAACATGGATGCAATGAAAGAATACATTATGAACGGCCCAAATGTCCATCCTGGAGCGAATTACGTGGAAAGACCTGATGGAAGGAAGGTAAGAGTATACGAAGAAACCAAAGAAGCCATAATTGAAAAATTAGAGGTTGGTTTTAGAGTTGAAAGACATTTAATAAATGGAGATGTTGTACTATTCAACAGGCAACCCTCCTTGCACAGAATGTCCATGATGGCTCACGAAGTTCGAGTTTTACCATATAAAACATTCAGACTTAACCTTTGTGTATGTCCGCCTTACAATGCAGATTTTGATGGGGACGAAATGAACATGCACATCTTCCAGACAGAAGAATCACGTGCTGAAGCTAAATCATTAATGAGAGTTCAAGAACATATTTTATCTCCAAGGTTCGGAGGACCTATTACTGGAGGAATACACGATCATATATCTGGAGCTTACCTTTTAACAAGGCAAAGCAGTATATTTGAAGAAGATGAAGTATTCCAGATGGTAAAAAGGGCTAAAATGCCATTACCAGAACCAAGAGGCAAACCATGGACTGGAAAAGAAATATTCAGTTTATTACTTCCAGAAGACCTTAACATGGTTTATAAAGCAGAAATCTGCAGGAACTGTGATGAATGCCTTAAAAACGAGTGTAAAAACGATGCATACGTCATAATTGAAGACGGCCAGCTAAAAACTGGTGTAATTGACGATAAAGCATTTGGATCATTTTCTGGAAAGATTCTTGATTCTATAGTAAAAGAATATGGTACTGATAGGGCCAGAGACTTTTTAGATTCTGTAACTAAGCTTTCCATTTCAGGAATAATGAAAAAAGGATTTACCACCAGTACTGATGATGAGGAAATTCCTCAGGAAGCTAAAGAAAGAATAGAAGAACTCTTATCTCGTGCAGAAGAAAGAGTTGAACTGCTCATTGCTGCCTACGAAAATGAAGAACTTGAAGCCCTCCCTGGAAGAAGTTTAGAAGAAACTCTTGAAATGAAAATAATGCAGGAATTAGGGGAAGCAAGGGACAAATCAGGAGTAATAGCCGAAAGTTACTTTGATATTAATGAAAACCACGCAGTTATAATGGCACTTACAGGTGCAAGAGGTTCAATGCTTAACTTAACTCAGATTGCAGCTTGTGTAGGCCAACAATCTGTTCGTGGTGGAAGAATTGAAAGAGGTTACAGTGAAAGAACCCTTCCACACTTTAAACGGAGAGAATTAGGTGCAAAAGCACGTGGATTTGTGCATTCAAGTTACAAAACAGGGCTTGATCCACTTGAATTCTTTTTCCATGCTATGGGTGGTAGAGAAGGTCTTGTAGATACAGCGATAAGGACAGCGCAAAGTGGTTACATGCAACGTAGACTTGTAAACGCACTTCAAGATTTAAGTGTCAAACCTGACGGAACTGTAAGGGATAACAGAGGCGTTATAATCCAGACCATGTACGGCGAAGATAAAGTAGACCCTGCAAAAAGTGATTACGGGAAAGTAGCAGATATCGACAGAGTAATTGAAGAAATAAGGATTAAATCAACTAAATAGGATAATTAAAGGGATAATGGTGGTTTTGTGCCAGAATTAAAACGTGTCATGAAAATTTTAAAGAAGAAAAAAGCTGACTTTCCTGAAAGCTTAATCGAGGAAATTGCAGATGCCAGCCAGAGACATGAACTGACTGATGCAGAATTGACTGAATTAATTGTAAGAATTAAAAAAGCGTATGAAAGAGCCACAGTAGAAGATGGTGAAGCTGTAGGTACTGTAGCAGCTCAATCTGTAGGGGAACCAGGTACCCAGATGACAATGAGAACATTTCACTATGCAGGGGTAGCTGAATTAAACGTTACCCTCGGTCTTCCAAGACTGATTGAAATTGTGGATGCCAGAAAGAAAATATCAACTCCAACCATGGCCATATACTTTGAAGAGGAATATATGGCTGATGAGGAATTTGTAAGAAGAATTGCTAACCAGATTGGTAAAAGTAATATGAGTGATATTTTAAAGAGTTTCAATACTAACTATGCAGATATGAATATCGTAGTGGAACTTAATATTGAGAAGATTGAAGACAAAAGACTTGATCTTGATGACATTATAAAGCGAATAGAAAAAGCTTTTAAAAGAGTTCAAATAGATAACAATATACTAAGTTTTGAACCCCCAGCACCAAGTATAAGAGAATTAAGACTTTTATCTGATAAGGTTCGTGACCTTCAAATCAGTGGTGTAAAGAACATAGGAAAGGTAGTTATAAGTAAGGAAGGCCTTGAATGGGTTATACATACTGAAGGTTCAAATCTTGGGTCCGTTTTAAAAATGGAAGGTATTGATAAAGTTAGAACCACTACAAACGACATTCACGAAATAGAGAAAGTTCTGGGAATAGAAGCAGCCAGAAACGCAGTAATAAGAGAAGCACAGAGTACAATGGAAGAACAAGGACTTACAGTGGATGTAAGGCATATAATGCTCGTTGCAGATATGATGACTGCAGATGGTTCTGTAAAATCCATAGGAAGACACGGTATAAGCGGTGAGAAAGCAAGTGTACTGGCAAGAGCTTCTTTTGAAGAAACTGGAAAACACCTCTTAAGAGCCAGCATAAGAGGAGAAATAGATCATCTCACTGGAATAATTGAAAATATTATAATTGGACAGCCAATACCACTTGGAACAGGTTCTGTTGGCGTCATTATGAAAGAAAGAAAATAATAGGTGAGACTTATCCAAACTTACCACAACGATACAATAGGAGGCAGCACATGGACATAGATAGAGGAATTAGGGTTGCTGTAGACACAGGAACCGTCACATTAGGATCGGACAAGTCTGTTCAGGCTTTAAAGTTAGGTAAAGGAAAACTGGTGATCATTGCAGATAATTGCCCTGAAGAAGTAAGGGAAGATGTAATGTACTACTCAAAATTATCAGACATTCCTGTTTACACATATGAAGGAACAAGTGTAGAGCTTGGATCTGTATGCGGTAAACCATTTACAGTAGCTACACTTATAATAAAGGATCAAGGAGATTCTACAATATTAGAAGCTATGGGGTAATTTCTGTGACTATAAAATTTTCAACAAACGAAATAAGATATATAGCTTTATTTGAGAGCATGACTGGCGCAATGGTCAAAGACTGTATTGTTGATGACGAAGTCGGTAAACTAACATTCCTTGTAAAAAAAGGAGATATGGGACTTGCAATTGGAAAAAGAGGAAGTACAGTTACTAAAGTCCAAAAAACAGTTGATAAAGGTGTGGAAGTCATAGAACACTCAGAAGACCCTGTAGAATTTATAAGTAATTTAATGGCCCCTGCTAAAATTAGAAGTATCAGAATACTTCAAAAAGAAAATGGGGAAAAAATCGCTACAATAGAGACAGATCCTAGAAATAAAAGGACTGCTATTGGAAAAGGCGGTAAAAACATAGAAAGAGCTAGACTTTTAGCAAAAAGACAGCACAATATAAATAACATTGTGATAAAATAATTCAGATAATAAATTTTAGATTATGATCAAATTAATTCGTTATTTTGATAACAATAATTAAGGATGTATTAAGGAGAAATCACGATTGCCAGGACTTTTTGCAGCAAAGAAACTTAAAAAGAATAGACAGAACTTCAGATGGAAGGATACAGAATATAAAAGGAAAGCATTAAGGTTAGATGTTAAAGCGGACCCATTGGAAGGCGCACCTCAAGCAAGAGGAATTGTAATTGAAAAAGTGGGAATTGAAGCAAAACAACCTAACTCTGCTATAAGAAAATGCGTTAGAGTTCAACTCATAAAAAACGGGAAGCAATTAACAGCATTTGCTCCTGGAGATGGTGCTATCGGATTTATTGATGAGCACGATGAAGTAATGATTGAAGGTATTGGAGGACCATCCGGAAGATCTATGGGAGATATCCCTGGAGTAAGATGGAAAGTTACCAAAGTAAATAACGTGTCCTTAGAAGAAATGGTTAAAGGTAAAATAGAAAAGCCAGTTAGATAAACTAACTGAACTCTTTATAATAACAACTAGTAAAAAAAAATTAGGAAAACCAGTGAGGTAATTTGATGAGTAAGGTTTTTGATAAATGGGATTTAGAAGAGGTGAAAGTAGAGGACTTGGGTCTTGTAAATTATATTTGCTTAGACGAAATATTAGTTCCACACACCTTAGGAAGACATGTCAAGAGACAGTTCGCCAAATCAAGAGTTTCAATAGTGGAAAGACTGATGAATAAAATCATGAGGACACATATAAACTCCGGTAAGAAAAATAAAGCTTATAACATCGTAAAAGACTCTCTTGAAGTCATAAATAAGAGATCAAAAGAAAACCCTGTCCAAATATTGGTTAAAGCAGTTGAAAATGCTTCACCAAGGGAAGAAATTACAAGGGTAAAATACGGTGGTATAGGATACCAGGTTGCAGTAGATATTGCTCCTCAAAGAAGAGTAGATTTAGCACTCGGATTTATAACAAGAGGCGCCATACAGTCCTCATTTAAAAGGAAACGATCTGCAGCAGAATGTTTAGCTGATGAATTGTTACTTGCAGCCGAATATGACACAAGAAGTTTTGCAATTGGAAAGAAAGACGAAAAAGAAAGAATTGCAAGATCTGCACACTAAATTTAAATTCAATTAAGCAGATAAGGCATATCAACCATTAATTATGCAAATTACATATAGATTAACCATCTAAATGCCTTTAAATATCTGCTTTTAACTATTTTATAATTACCAGGTGATTATAGTGAGTAGACGGACTAAAATGATTGATAAGATTAAAGAATTGATGTACCAACCTGAAAACATAAGAAATATAGGGATCGTAGCCCACATCGATCACGGGAAAACTACACTCTCAGATAATTTACTTGCCGGTGCAGGAATGATATCGGCTGAGCTTGCAGGAGATCAAAGATTCCTTGATTTTGACGAGCAAGAACAAGCAAGGGGAATTACCATTGACGCTGCAAACGTGTCCATGGTGCACAAATTCAAAGAAGACGAATATCTAATTAACCTCATCGATACACCAGGTCACGTTGACTTTGGTGGAGACGTAACACGTGCAATGAGGGCAGTAGACGGCGCAGTAGTTGTAATCTGTGCTGTTGAAGGAATCATGCCCCAAACAGAAACTGTACTAAGACAAGCTCTAAAAGAGAACGTAAAACCAGTATTGTTCATTAACAAGGTTGATCGTCTGATAAATGAGTTAAAATTAGATGATGCTGAACTACAACAGAGATTTATAAAAATCATCGCTTCTGCAAACAAAATTATAAGATCAATGGCTCCAGAAGAACTTAAAGCTGACTGGCTAGCCAAGGTAGAAGATGGAAGTGTTGCATTCGGTTCTGCATACCACAATTGGGCTATAAACGTTCCAATTATGCAGCAAACAGGTATAACCTTCAAAAATATTTATGAATACTGTAAAGAGGAAAATCAGAAAGAATTAGCTCAAAAAGCACCAATTACTGAAGTTTTACTTGATATGGTTATAGAACACTTACCAAGCCCTGACGTGTCACAAAGATACAGAGTTCCAGCAATCTGGAATGGAGATATCGAAAGTGAAGAAGGGCAAGGTATGGTCAATACAAGTCCAGATTCACCGCTAGCGGTAATGGTTACAAACATCAGTATAGATAAACACGCTGGTGAAATTGCAACTGGTCGTGTATACGGTGGAACAATAGAAAAAGGTACTGAAATCTACTTCGTAGGTTCACATGGTAAAGCCAGGACCCAGCAGGTTGGAGTATACTTCGGTCCAGAAAGGATCAACACAGATAAGGTTCCAGCAGGAAACATTGTAGCAATAACCGGTGCAAGAAACGCTGTTGCAGGGGAAACAATTTCCGAACCTGGAAGAAAAATCAAAGCTTTCGAAGGATTGGAACACATATCCGAGCCAGTAGTTACAGTTGCTGTTGAAGCTAAAAACACTAAAGATCTTCCAAAACTTATAGAAGTTTTAAGACAGGTCGGAAAAGAAGACCCAACAGTACGAATTGAAATTAACGAAGAAACTGGTGAGCACCTCATAGCAGGTATGGGTGAACTTCACTTAGAAATTATCACTTACAGAATTGATGAAAAAGGTGTGGAAATAGAGACATCACCACCTATTGTTGTTTACAGAGAAACCATTGCCGGTACAGCTGGACCAGTGGAAGGTAAATCACCTAATAAGCACAACAGATTCTACATTGAAATTGAACCATTAAACGATGAAATGTTCCATGCGCTACAAGATAAAAAGATTAAAGAAGGTAAAGTAAAAGGAAAAGAAGATATAGCAACATTCATGGAATACGGTCTTCCTAAAGAAGAAGCAAGAAAAGTTTGGGATGTATACGGGCGAAGTTTATTCATAAACATGACCCGTGGTATACAGTACCTGGATGAAATTAAAGAACTTCTACTTGAAGGTTTCGAAAGTGCATTAGATGATGGTCCAATCGCAAGAGAAAAGGTCATGGGTATAAAAATAAAGCTCATGGATGCAAAGATTCACGAAGATGCCGTGCACAGAGGACCAGCACAAGTTCTACCTGCAATAAGAAAAGCAGTATACGGATCCATCATGATGGCAAACCCAACACTACTTGAACCTAAACAAAAAGTATTCATCAACACACCCCAAGACTACATGGGTTCAGCAACAAGAGAAGTACAAAACAGAAGAGGCCAAATTGTGGACATGCAACAAGAAGGGGACATGATGACCCTTGAATCAAAAGTACCTGTTGCAGAAATGTTCGGATTTGCAGGAGACATAAGATCTGCTACAGAAGGCAGATGTTTATGGTCAACAGAAAACGCAGGATTCGAAAGATTACCTACAGAACTTCAAAAACAAATTGTAAGGCAGATAAGAGATAGAAAAGGACTAAGTCCAGAACCATACGGACCAGACCATTACATTGGATAAAATAAATCCATATTCTCCTTTTTGGTTTTCAAAAAAAAATATTTTTTTTGCATGCCACAGGAGGATAATTGAAATCCAAACCATAAATTTTAATAAGTACTATCTCAAAATAATGATATTCTCAAACTAATCGAATACATGATTTAAATGGAGGTTAATTAAATGGCTAAAGCAAAAGAACATATGAACTTGGCGTTTATCGGACACGTAGACCACGGTAAATCAACACTTGTGGGACACCTTTTACTCCAGTCAGGAGCTATCGCAGAGCAACAGCTCTCTGACGGTGAAAATAAGTTCAGATTCGTCATGGATAAATTGACAGAAGAAAGAGAAAGAGGAGTAACAATCGACCTTGCTCACGCAAGATTCGACTCTCCAAAATACGAATTTACAATTGTGGACTGTCCAGGACACAGAGATTTCGTTAAAAACATGATTACAGGAGCATCTCAAGCAGACGCTGCTGTATTAGTAGTGGCAATAGACGACGGTGTAATGCCACAAACAAAGGAACACGCGTTCCTTGCAAGAACATTAGGTATTAACCAATTAATCATTGGTATAAACAAAATGGACCTTGTAAAATACGATGAAGCAAAGTTCAACGAACTTAAAGAAGAAGTAAGCGCACTCATTAAGACTGTAGCATACAAACCAGATGATATACACTTCATACCGCTTTCCGCATTTGAAGGAGACAACATCACAAAACCAAGTGAAAACACCCCTTGGTATAAAGGTCCTTCACTTGTAACTGCTCTTGACGAATTCAAAGCACCAGAAAAACCAACAAAATTACCATTAAGAGTACCTGTACAGGACGTATACTCTATTACTGGTGTGGGAACAGTACCAGTAGGAAGAATAGAAACTGGTGTCATGAAAAAAGGTGACACTGTCATATTCGAACCTCCAGGAGCAACCGGAGAAGTTAAATCCATCGAAATGCACCACGAAATGCTCGACTCAGCAGAACCTGGTGACAACGTAGGATTCAACGTAAGAGGTGTCGGTAAAAACGATATCAGAAGAGGAGACGTTGCAGGACACACAAGCACACCACCGAGTGTTGCCAAAGAATTCACAGCACAGATTGTTGTATTACAACACCCTGGTGTTATCACCGTAGGTTACACACCTGTATTCCACTGTCACACTGCTCAAGTAGCATGTACATTCCTGGAATTACAGAAAAAACTCGACCCGGCAACTGGTCAAGTAAAAGAAGAAAACCCAGACTTCCTCAAAACAGGGGATGCTGCGTTTGTTGTTGTTAAACCAACAAAACCAATGGTAATCGAGAAAATCAAAGACATTCCACACATGGGTAGATTTGCTATAAGAGATATGGGTCAAACCGTAGCTGCTGGAATGTGTATCGATTTAGTACCAGCAAAATAGAAGTATAGGAATATTCCTACTCTTCCTTTTTATTTTTATGGAGGAATATTAAATGCATAAAGCAAGAATCAAACTTACAGGAACAGACCCAGAAAAACTCCAATTCGTATGCGACCAACTACAAAAAATCGCTGAAAGAACAGGAGTAGATCTTTCAGGACCAATCCCACTACCCACCAAAAAATTAGTAGTGCCAACCAGAAAATCTCCAGACGGAGAAGGAAAAGCTACATGGGAAAAATGGGAAATGAGAATACACAAAAGACTTGTAGGAATCGAAGCCGATGAAAGGGCAATGAGACAAGTCATGAAAGTAAACGTTCCTGATAATGTAAGCATAGAAATAGAATTAAGAAGCTAGTTCCTTTTTTATAGCTTAAATTCATTTTGATTAGCTTAAATTAAGTTTTAAGCTTAAAACACTCTTTTTTGCCGGGATAGCCGGCCCAACCTTTTTAGAAAAAAGGTTGATCAAAAAGTAAAAATCCACATATGCCGGGATAGCCTAGCCAGGGAAGGCGCGGGACTTGAGATCCCGTGGAGCATCGCTCCACCTGGGTTCAAATCCCAGTCCCGGCGTTTAAAAATCTACGATTTTTTTTGACGCCTCCCAAACTGAAAGTTTTGTAGAACACTCATAAAACTTTCAATTTTATAGTTTCTCGAAACCTTGTTCCAATAACATTTAATAAATTTTTGATTTTGAATGAAACTCTCGAAATCTTCGATTTCGAAGCACGGATCGAAGATATTTATGCTTTATTTCCTGAAAGCAAAATTCATGATTTCATAAATCAAAATTATAAATTTTGATAGTGTTGAAATTTTAAATATGTTATAAAAAACTTTTTTTTTGATTTTATCTCAAGAATTAATCCAATTATTTTATATAAAATTATTTTTATATTAATTGTAATTATAATTTTAAGATAAAAGAGGCATAATAATGAAAAATTATTTAATATTAATAGTATTTTTTCTAGTTATATCCACTTCAGGTTGTCTAAATTCAGGTTATGGAGAGGACAGTGAAATGAGAGATATTAGTGGATTCAACCAGATCATTGCAAGTGGAGATGGACCTACTGATATCCATATAAATCAGAGTGATAAAGAATCCCTGGAAGTAGAAGCAGGACCATATGCAACACCAAG from Methanobacterium sp. encodes the following:
- a CDS encoding 30S ribosomal protein S10, whose translation is MHKARIKLTGTDPEKLQFVCDQLQKIAERTGVDLSGPIPLPTKKLVVPTRKSPDGEGKATWEKWEMRIHKRLVGIEADERAMRQVMKVNVPDNVSIEIELRS
- the tuf gene encoding translation elongation factor EF-1 subunit alpha translates to MAKAKEHMNLAFIGHVDHGKSTLVGHLLLQSGAIAEQQLSDGENKFRFVMDKLTEERERGVTIDLAHARFDSPKYEFTIVDCPGHRDFVKNMITGASQADAAVLVVAIDDGVMPQTKEHAFLARTLGINQLIIGINKMDLVKYDEAKFNELKEEVSALIKTVAYKPDDIHFIPLSAFEGDNITKPSENTPWYKGPSLVTALDEFKAPEKPTKLPLRVPVQDVYSITGVGTVPVGRIETGVMKKGDTVIFEPPGATGEVKSIEMHHEMLDSAEPGDNVGFNVRGVGKNDIRRGDVAGHTSTPPSVAKEFTAQIVVLQHPGVITVGYTPVFHCHTAQVACTFLELQKKLDPATGQVKEENPDFLKTGDAAFVVVKPTKPMVIEKIKDIPHMGRFAIRDMGQTVAAGMCIDLVPAK